CTGGGACGTCTCCGCGCCCGAGGCGTACACGCTCCCGGTGACTGTCCCGGCCCTGCTCGTCGGCGCGCTGCGCCGGCGCCGGGACCCGCGGGTCACGTCCTGGACGGCGTACGGTGCCGGACTCGCCGCCACCCTCCTGCCGAGCCTGGTCGCGGCCTGGGGCGACCCGCACTGGACGCGCCCGCTGCTGCTGGGCACGGCGGCCCTGCTGGTCACGCTGCTGGGCGCCCGGCACCACCTCCAGGCGCCGCTGGTGCTCGGCGGCTCGGTGCTCGCCCTGGTCACGCTGCACGAACTCGCCCCGTACGTCGTGCAGGTGACCGGAGCACTCCCCCGCTGGGCGCCTCCCGCCCTCGCCGGACTCCTGCTGCTCGCACTCGGGGCGACGTACGAGCAGCGGATCCGGGACGTCCGGCGGGTGCGGGAGGTCCTGGGGAGGATGGACTAACCGCCTGCTACGGCATTTTGTCGCCGAGCAGGGCCAGGTTCTCGATCGCGGCGAGGCCGTACAGCGAGGTGTCGTTGGTGGACACCCAGGGCGCCTCGCTGCCCGGCACCAGCGTGAGCGGGCCGCTGAGCTTCTCGGTCTTCCAGGGCGCGGACTCCTTGTAGCCGTCGGAGTTGTAGAACTTGTCCCAGGCGCGCTTGGCGAGCTTCTCGTCGCCGCTCTGGACGGCGGCGTACGCGTCGAGGCGCGAGTGGCCCTGGAAGAGGATCAGGGAGCCGAAGTTGCTGCCGTAGCGGGCCGCCTGCTCGGCCTTGGTGGCGTTGAAGTAGCGGCAGTAGTCGAGGTACGCCTCCTTGAACTTCGGCATGTCGACGAGGTCGATGAGCTCGGCGCACAGTTCGTTGAGGCCGAAGACGGCCGACAGGTGCGAGACCTCCACCTTGGGCTGGGCGGCGACGGCGAACCTGCCGGTGTCCAGGTCGTACAGGCCGCTGCCCTGCACGAATCCGTTGGGCTGGGCGGCGATGGTCTCCATCGTGGACAGGACACGCGCCTTGGCCTTCTCCCACTTGGGGCCCTTGCGCTCCCACTCGGTCAGCCACGCCGAGACCAGGCCGGACCAGTCCGTGCCGAAGCCGATCGACAGGGCGTGCCGGTCGGGCGTGTACGGCTCGGTGCGGATCTTGCGCAGCGGGTCGAGGGCGAGGAACGTCTCGTCGGAGTCGACGTTGGCGTGCATGAGGTCGCCGACGCGTTCGTCCGCCGTGAGGAAGTAGTAGTAGCGCCGGTACGTGGTGTTGGCGATGCGCTGCTGCTTGGCGCTGTCGGCCCAGTGCTGCACGCCGTGCCGGGTGCCGAGGCCCGCCCACTTGCCGAGGTGGTAGACGTCGACCTCGCCGGTGTGCCGGGTCATGGCCTCGGCGAAGCGGAAGATGTCGGCGCGGCCGGAGCGCAGGTACGCGTACCAGAGCCAGAGGTCCGGCGACAGCTCGGAGTTGTCCCAGGCGTAGCCGCCGACGTCGTAGCGCCACTGGTGCCGGACGGTGTCGTAGGTGTGCATGATGTCGCCGTAGTCCCAGAAGCCGTACCACCGGCGCATCTCCACCTGGTCCTTGTAGTAGGTGAAGAGGAAGTCGAGGTGGTCCTCGATCTTCGCCTTGGCCGGGGTGGACCGGTCGGGTTCGGCGAACAGGCCCTTGCCGAAGACGCCCGCCTCGATGAGCTGTTTCGGCGGGGCGGCGAGCTGCGGGAGCACCCGGACGGCCTCGACCTGCTCGGCGAGCGTCTCGGCGCTCGGGGTGGAGGCGTTGGCCCAGAACAGCAGCTCGGAGGTGCGGGCAATGCCGTAGGGGGTGCCGAACTCCGGCTCGTAGTCCTCGTAGGTGATGTTGAGGCCTTCGATCTGTTCCGGGTAGGTGTCCTGGCCCATGCCGTCGTGGTAGAAGCGCATGTCCATCGGCTGCGCCTCGGGCGACCAGAGCCAGAGGGTGACCTCGGCCTCGTCGGTGTGGGCGCCCCGGATGTCGAGCTGGGCGGGGAACTTCTCCCAGAAGTCGCGCAGGCCGAAGGAGAGCCCGCCGCTCACGCCGCCGACGTAGCCGAAGCCGGAGGCGCGCCGGCCGCCGCCCGCGCCGATCCAGCCGTAGCCCTTCTTGGTGCGCTTGCGCAGGGTGAAGCCGTCGGCGGAGAGCTGGGAGAGGGTGTAGTCGCCCCACTCGGGGATGTACTTGAGGCGGGTGGTGACGCGCTGGTCCCAGGTGGCCGGGTCGGGCAGCTTCCTGCCCTCGTACTGGGCCGCCTGCACGGCCGCGCCCGGGTCGCGGCGCAGTCCGGTGATGCCCTTGACGGCCTCGCGCAGCAGGCCGGTGCCGTCGCCGCCGATGCGGATGTGGCGGTCGTAGGACTCGTCGCGCATCGGCACGGTGAAGCGGACGCCGAGGCCGCGGACGAAGTCGCCGGACGCCTTCCCCGGCTTCTGGGTGCCGTCGTAGGTGATGGTGTGCACCATGCGGAAGGAGTCGGCGCCCGCGAAGAAGTAGAGGCGGATGGAGAACGGCAGCCAGCCGCGGTCGCCCTTGCGGTGCTTGCCGTCGATGCGGACGACGGCCCGGACCGGGCCCTCCTGCTCGACCTGGACCTTGGAGATGACGCCGTCGAAGCGTTCGGTCTTGACCGTGCCCTGGTCGCCGTCCTCGAACTCCGGCTGGCGGATCAGGACCAGGCGGCCGTTCTTGGCGATCTCCGTCGAGCCCCGGGTGACCGACTTGACGATCGTGGAGCCGGACTTGCCGATCCTCGCGGTGATGACGCCGGTCGAGACGGTGACGGCGCCGCCGCTCTTGTCGACGGTGACCTTCTTCGCGGGTGCGGCGGGCGTGCCGGCCGCGAGGGTGAGCTTGCCGTTGCCCGAGGCGACGGCGTGTGCGGTCCACTTGAGGGAGCCGTCGGGCCAATAGGCGATCGGCCAGGACTGCACGGGTACGGCCTTGCCGTCCGCGTCCGTGAGCGCGAAGGTCTGGTCGTCCTGGTAGGCGCCCTTGGGCCAGGGGACGCCGACGGTGGAGCCGGGGGCCGCGCCGAGGCCGCCGTCCTCCAGCCAGTCCAGGGTCACCGGGTCGGGCTCGGCGGGCGCGGCCGCGGGCGCGGCCTGGGCGTCCTGCGCGCCCAGCGCCCAGCTGAACTGGGCGGCGGCTCCGGCGACGGCGGCCGCCTTCAGGAGGGATCTGCGGGGAATGGGAGACATAGGGGTTGCTGCCTTTCCTCGTCCGTGCGGGATGCGAATCCGTACGCTGGTCAGGGGCATGACAGAGAGAGGTGCGGCGCCCGGGGGCACCGACCTGTGAAAGGGGAGGCACCGCCGTCAGCGGTGCCGGTACCGCTCCTCCACGGCGACGGCCGCCGCCGCGACGGCCCCGAGGACGGGGATCGCCAGCGGCGCGGCGAACCAGGCGGACACGACCACCACGGCCGGACCGGCCATCAGCAGGAAGGAACCGGCCGGGTCGAGCACCGTGCGGCGTCCGGCCTGTGCGAGCAGCGTCCGCCAGCGGGCGCCCGGCTCCCACACCGCCGCCGCGCGCAGCCCGGCCACGACCAGCCCGATCAGCGCGACGACCCCGACGGCGCCGACCAGCGGCCCGCCGGGGATCCCCGCCCGGGCCGCCTGCACGTCCACCCAGACGGCGGCCACCGCCGCCCACCCGGCGAGCCCGGCGATCCAGCCGCCGCGCAGGGCCGTCCGGAAGTCGGCGACGAACTCCCGCAGGCCACCGCCCTCATGGGCGGTGCTGCGCCGCAGATGCCGCGCCCCGGCGGCGAAGGCCGCCGGGTACGTCACGACACCCAGCGAGGCCACCGCGATCCACACGCCGGTCAGCAACGACTCGGCGAACACCGCGAATCGTCCCCAGGCCCCGGTCTCCGTTCGAGCAGGGGGCGCCCCCTCGGCGGGCACCGACTCGCCGCGCGCCTTCACCCGTGTCCCGGCCATGCCCGCCTCAGCCCTTCAGACCCGACGTGGCCATGCCGTCGATGAGATAGCGCTGGAACGCCAGGAAGAACGCCAGCACCGGCAGCAGCGCGACCAGCGACATGGCGATCATGCCGCCGTAGTTGGCCACGGCGTCCTGGTCCACGAACATCTTCAGCCCGAGCGAGACCGTGTACTTGTCCGGCTCGTTGAGATAGATCAGCGGTCCCATGAAGTCGTTCCACGCGTTGATGAACGTGAAGATCGCGCTGGTGATCAGGGCCGGACGGCACAGCGGCAGCACGATCGACCAGTAGATGCGCAGGTGCCCGCAGCCGTCCAGCCGGGCGGCCTCGTCGAGCTCCTTGGGCAGGTTGCGCATGAACTGCACCATCAGGAAGACGAAGAACGCCTCGGTGGCCAGGTACTTCCCCAGCAGCAGCGGGGTGTAGGTGTTGATCATCTCCATGTTGCGGAACAGCACGTACTGCGGGATGAGCAGCACGTGGTACGGCAGCAGGAGCGTGCCGATCATCAGCGTGAACAGCAGGTTCCGGCCCGCGAACCTGATCTTCGCGAAGGCGTACGCGGTCAGTGAGCAGGACACCAGGATCCCCACCACGGAACCCACCCCGAGGAACAGGGAGTTGAGGAAGAAGGTGGAGATGGGGATGTCCGCGATGCCCTCGCTGAGCCGCGTGTAGTTCGAGGTGATCGGGTCGCCCGGGAAGAGGTCCAGGCTGCCGATGATGTCCTCGCTCTTCTTGAACGAGGCGCCGATGACCCAGACCACGGGGTAGAGGATCACCGCGAGGATCAGCAGGGAGCCGATGTGCCAGGCGACGGACCCGGGGAGCTTGCGGCGGAACGCCCCGGAGGGTTTGACATCGGCGGCTGATGCGCTCATGAGGCGCCCTCCTCGTAGTGCACCCAGCGCTTCTGGGACCAGAACAGCACCGCCGTCACCAGGGCGACCGCGATCAGCAGCAGCCAGGCCATCGCGGAGGCCAGGCCCATCCGGCTGTTCTCGAAGCCCTGGACGTAGAGGTAGCAGGTGTAGACCATCGAACCGTCGGCCGGTCCGCAGGCGCTGCCTCCGGCGCCGCCGCCGACGATGTACGCCGAGCTGAAGATCTGGAAGGAGTGGATCGTCTCCAGCAGGACGTTGAAGAAGAGGACCGGCGAGATCATCGGCAGGGTGATGTTCCAGAACCGCCGCAGCTTGCCGGCGCCGTCGACCTCTGCCGCCTCGTACAGCTCCCGCGGGACCTGCTTGAGACCGGCGAGGAAGATGACCATGGGAGCACCGAACTGCCAGACGGTGAGCGCCACCAGCGCGTAGATGATCATGTCCGGGTCGCCGGTCCAGCCGCCGACGTCGATCCCGAACAGCTTCTGCGTACGGTCGACGACCGCGTCGTCCGAGAAGATCGCCTTCCACACGATCGCGACGGACACACTCGCCCCGATCAGCGACGGCGCGTAGAACGCGGCCCGGTAGAAGGCCTGCCCGCGCCGCTTCTGGGCGAGGAGCAGCGCCACTCCGAGCGCCGCGATCAGCTTCAGCGGCGTACCCACGACGACGTACCACAACGTCACCTGCACCGAGTGGCGCCAGCGGGGATCGCCGAACATCTCGGAGAAGTTGTCGAGGCCGATCCACTTGGGCGCGTCGAACAGGTTGTAGTCGGTGAACGCGAAGTAGAGCGAGGCGACCATCGGGCCCGCGGTCAGCAGCAGGAACCCGGCGATCCAGGGGGACATGAAGAGATAGCCGGCCAGGTTCTCCCGGCGCCGCCGCCGCTTGAGGGCGGCGGGGCGCACGGGCTTCACCGGACCGTGCCGCGGCTCGGAGTCCTGGGACAGGCCCTCCATCGCAGGGGCGTGTGTCACGGTGGTTCCCATCAGGTGCCGAGAGCCGTCTTCGACTCGTTGAAGAACTGCTTGACGGCGTCGTCCACCGACCTCTTGCCCAGGCCGAGTTCCTCGGCGATGCGCAGGAACGCGGACTCGCAGATGTCCGCGCCGTTCGGGTGCGGCGTGATGGGCTCCAGCACACCCGCCTCGACGAGCGACTCCTCGTACGCGGCGATCGCCTTGTTGACCTCGTCGGTCGGCTTGTACGCGTCGTACTGCGCCTGCGTCGCGGGCACGCCCCGGTCGTAGCCCATGATCTTGGCGACCTCGGGGTCGTGCACCATGAAGTCGATGAACTGGGCGACCTCCTTGGGGTGCTGGGTGCGCTTGGAGGCGCTCAGCATGAGGGAGCCGAGGTACTGCCCGGTCTTCTTGCCGTCCGTGGTGGGGATGGGAGCCAGGCCGTACTCGCTCTTGCCCTCGGAGGTGTAGCGGACGGTGAAGTTGTCCCAGGTGAACTCGCCGCCGGAGAGCTCCGCGGCGAGCGCGGACTTGGGCTTGATCTGGGCGACCTTCTTGGGGTCGGAGTAGATGCCGTCCTCGACGCCCTTCTTGGCCTTGGTCCACCAGTCCGTCAGATCCGCCTCGGTGAAGCCGAGTCCGTCCTCGGTGAAGAACGCCTTGCCGTTCTGGCGCAGGTAGAGGTCGTACAGGTACATGGTCCCGTACATGCCGCTGTCACCGGCGCGGCCCGTCTTGTCGCGGATCTTCTTCATGCCCGCTTCGAAGTCGTCCCAGGTCCAGCCCTGCTCGGGCTTGACGCCGGCCCGGGTGTAGACGGGCTTGTCGATGACCAGCGCCATCGAGTTGGAGCCGACCGGAACGCCGAGGAGCTTGCCGTCGATCTCGCCGAACTTCTCCAGGCCCGCCCGGAATCCCTCCATCCGGAGGTGGCCGGCCTTGACCTGCTCGCTGAGATCGAGCAGGACGTTCTTCGCGTCGTATTTGCGGAGGAAGCCGATGGCATTCTGGAACACGTCCGGCGGATTTCCGCCGGAGGCCTGCGTGTTGAACTTCTTCCAGAAGTCGAGATAGGGCTGGAAGTCCGTTTTCACCTTGATCTTCGGGTACTTCTTCTCGAAGAGCGCGATGGTCTTCTTGATGCGCTCGGCGCGATCCTCCGCACCCCACCACGCGTAACGGATCGTCACCGTCCCGTCCGCGGACGCCCCTCCGTCGCCGCCGCAGCCGGTCGTCGCGGCCATCCCCAGGGTGGCTGCCGTGGCCCCGGCCACCTTCAGGATCGTACGTCTCTCAACATTCCTGCCGTTCACCACGGTTGGACCTCCCCGCACGTCATCCCGCTCGCATGAATCGTTTCAAGTAAGCGCTTGCTGGCACAAGTTACGGAGGGGCTGAGGGTGCGTCAATGATTCGGACAAGAATTTCTTACCGAAGGGGGCGGGAGCGGAGCGGGGTGGGGCGACGGCTTCGGGGTCCGGACAGGGTGACGTCCCTGGTGAGGCGCGGGCGGCCGAGGGGCCGGACGAAGCGGGGCCGGTTGTGCGGGTTTCGGGCGCGACCGAAAGACGTCGGTGGGACGGCGGGCCGGAGCGCCGGGGGTGGGGGTGGGTTCTGGCCATGTGGCGGTTGGGTGGGGGTGGCTGTGGGTGGGGAGTGGCGGTGGGTGGGGGGTGAGGGGCTGGGCTTGGCGGCGCACGAGCGGGTCGATGTCGGCATGCCGCTACAGACCGGACAGGCTGCCGGGCTCGCGCCACACACGGACCGCTACCAGGCCAGGCGCCGCCCTCCTCCACCCGCACCCGCACCCGCACCCGCACCCGCACCCGCACCCGCACCCGCACCCGCACCCGCACCCGCACCCGCACGATGGTGCCGTCGCCATCGCCGGCGCCGAAGCCAATGCCAATTCCAATGCCAATGCCAACCGGAGCCGACCGCCGCCCACCCTGCCGCTACTGCCGCTGCTGCCGCTGCCGCCGCCGCTCACAACGACGGCGGCCCACCTGCGTAATCGCAGGTGGGCCGCCGATCCGGGTGGGCGATACTGGGTTCGAACCAGTGACCTCTTCGGTGTGAACGAAGCGCTCTCCCACTGAGCTAATCGCCCGGACGCAGGAAGAACATTACCCCATGTCAGGGGGTGCCTGTGACCAGCACCGGCCGACGCCGGGCCGGTCGCGGCACCCCCGCGCCGCTCACTGGTTCTTGATCTTCCAGGGCATGACGATGCCGAACTTCCACAGGTAGATACCGACCAGTACGGCCACGATCACCATCCCGATGCTCGTCAGGATGATGTTGCGGCGCCGCACCTTGGGATCGAGGGCCCGCTGCGCCGCCTCCGTGACCTTCCGCTTGGTCCAGCGGAGCACCAGCTGCGCCCACACGAACTCCGTCGCCCAGATCGCCATGCCGCCGAAGATCACGACCCAGCCCGGCCCGGGCAGGGGCA
This genomic stretch from Streptomyces sp. Go-475 harbors:
- a CDS encoding Tat pathway signal sequence domain protein, encoding MSPIPRRSLLKAAAVAGAAAQFSWALGAQDAQAAPAAAPAEPDPVTLDWLEDGGLGAAPGSTVGVPWPKGAYQDDQTFALTDADGKAVPVQSWPIAYWPDGSLKWTAHAVASGNGKLTLAAGTPAAPAKKVTVDKSGGAVTVSTGVITARIGKSGSTIVKSVTRGSTEIAKNGRLVLIRQPEFEDGDQGTVKTERFDGVISKVQVEQEGPVRAVVRIDGKHRKGDRGWLPFSIRLYFFAGADSFRMVHTITYDGTQKPGKASGDFVRGLGVRFTVPMRDESYDRHIRIGGDGTGLLREAVKGITGLRRDPGAAVQAAQYEGRKLPDPATWDQRVTTRLKYIPEWGDYTLSQLSADGFTLRKRTKKGYGWIGAGGGRRASGFGYVGGVSGGLSFGLRDFWEKFPAQLDIRGAHTDEAEVTLWLWSPEAQPMDMRFYHDGMGQDTYPEQIEGLNITYEDYEPEFGTPYGIARTSELLFWANASTPSAETLAEQVEAVRVLPQLAAPPKQLIEAGVFGKGLFAEPDRSTPAKAKIEDHLDFLFTYYKDQVEMRRWYGFWDYGDIMHTYDTVRHQWRYDVGGYAWDNSELSPDLWLWYAYLRSGRADIFRFAEAMTRHTGEVDVYHLGKWAGLGTRHGVQHWADSAKQQRIANTTYRRYYYFLTADERVGDLMHANVDSDETFLALDPLRKIRTEPYTPDRHALSIGFGTDWSGLVSAWLTEWERKGPKWEKAKARVLSTMETIAAQPNGFVQGSGLYDLDTGRFAVAAQPKVEVSHLSAVFGLNELCAELIDLVDMPKFKEAYLDYCRYFNATKAEQAARYGSNFGSLILFQGHSRLDAYAAVQSGDEKLAKRAWDKFYNSDGYKESAPWKTEKLSGPLTLVPGSEAPWVSTNDTSLYGLAAIENLALLGDKMP
- a CDS encoding carbohydrate ABC transporter permease codes for the protein MSASAADVKPSGAFRRKLPGSVAWHIGSLLILAVILYPVVWVIGASFKKSEDIIGSLDLFPGDPITSNYTRLSEGIADIPISTFFLNSLFLGVGSVVGILVSCSLTAYAFAKIRFAGRNLLFTLMIGTLLLPYHVLLIPQYVLFRNMEMINTYTPLLLGKYLATEAFFVFLMVQFMRNLPKELDEAARLDGCGHLRIYWSIVLPLCRPALITSAIFTFINAWNDFMGPLIYLNEPDKYTVSLGLKMFVDQDAVANYGGMIAMSLVALLPVLAFFLAFQRYLIDGMATSGLKG
- a CDS encoding sugar ABC transporter permease, whose protein sequence is MGTTVTHAPAMEGLSQDSEPRHGPVKPVRPAALKRRRRRENLAGYLFMSPWIAGFLLLTAGPMVASLYFAFTDYNLFDAPKWIGLDNFSEMFGDPRWRHSVQVTLWYVVVGTPLKLIAALGVALLLAQKRRGQAFYRAAFYAPSLIGASVSVAIVWKAIFSDDAVVDRTQKLFGIDVGGWTGDPDMIIYALVALTVWQFGAPMVIFLAGLKQVPRELYEAAEVDGAGKLRRFWNITLPMISPVLFFNVLLETIHSFQIFSSAYIVGGGAGGSACGPADGSMVYTCYLYVQGFENSRMGLASAMAWLLLIAVALVTAVLFWSQKRWVHYEEGAS
- a CDS encoding extracellular solute-binding protein, which gives rise to MVNGRNVERRTILKVAGATAATLGMAATTGCGGDGGASADGTVTIRYAWWGAEDRAERIKKTIALFEKKYPKIKVKTDFQPYLDFWKKFNTQASGGNPPDVFQNAIGFLRKYDAKNVLLDLSEQVKAGHLRMEGFRAGLEKFGEIDGKLLGVPVGSNSMALVIDKPVYTRAGVKPEQGWTWDDFEAGMKKIRDKTGRAGDSGMYGTMYLYDLYLRQNGKAFFTEDGLGFTEADLTDWWTKAKKGVEDGIYSDPKKVAQIKPKSALAAELSGGEFTWDNFTVRYTSEGKSEYGLAPIPTTDGKKTGQYLGSLMLSASKRTQHPKEVAQFIDFMVHDPEVAKIMGYDRGVPATQAQYDAYKPTDEVNKAIAAYEESLVEAGVLEPITPHPNGADICESAFLRIAEELGLGKRSVDDAVKQFFNESKTALGT
- a CDS encoding TIGR02611 family protein, giving the protein MNTGSDEPGEVAVASDETGTEEVHGEQHRGLGSRAPEFIKARRVLHLSWQVGVFIIGLAVVVAGIIMLPLPGPGWVVIFGGMAIWATEFVWAQLVLRWTKRKVTEAAQRALDPKVRRRNIILTSIGMVIVAVLVGIYLWKFGIVMPWKIKNQ